A stretch of Gemmatimonas aurantiaca T-27 DNA encodes these proteins:
- a CDS encoding DinB family protein — protein MSSTAVLTPAELLSHWQGLRRVTRRVIEVFPEEHLHTFSVGGMRPFAALAAEMLAIAVPMAKQIAGGESTEYEGTPPATKAELLAKWDEATAELDTWYAKVAPERFGETITLFGQYTGTVWSQFFYAIDNENHHRGQGYVYLRALGIEPPPFWDRQ, from the coding sequence ATGTCCAGCACTGCCGTTCTCACCCCCGCCGAGCTGCTGTCGCACTGGCAGGGGCTGCGCCGGGTCACCCGTCGCGTCATCGAGGTATTCCCCGAAGAGCATCTGCACACGTTCTCGGTGGGCGGTATGCGTCCGTTCGCGGCGTTGGCCGCCGAGATGCTGGCCATTGCTGTTCCGATGGCGAAGCAGATTGCGGGTGGGGAGTCGACCGAATACGAAGGCACACCACCGGCCACGAAGGCGGAGTTGTTGGCGAAGTGGGACGAGGCCACAGCGGAACTCGACACCTGGTACGCGAAGGTGGCGCCCGAGCGCTTCGGCGAAACGATCACGCTGTTCGGGCAGTACACGGGCACGGTGTGGAGCCAGTTTTTCTACGCCATCGACAACGAAAATCACCATCGTGGGCAGGGTTATGTGTATCTGCGCGCGCTGGGCATCGAACCGCCGCCATTCTGGGATCGCCAGTAA
- a CDS encoding carboxypeptidase-like regulatory domain-containing protein — MRLLFWLPVLLAGLPAVAHAQPETIRGRITSDSGRVISGATVSITRGPDRLVQQAVTNDSGRYAITFDPGTGDYLVAVQATAFKGARRRVTRVGNEREYTADFVLSSNVTSLDAVQVTANQPVRATTAVNPYTQETGSAEAWRQGASAGLPPSVAGDISTTVSTIPGVVMGPGGPSMLGASGTSNLTTLNGMAMGASSVPRAARVETRVTGATYDATRGGFSGANIDLRLSGGSRNNQNRNLFFTGDLRALQTTDAVGRALGATNQMWRASGGIDGEAIRGVMTYNISVDASRNDRALVDLTGADALAYERSGVALDSVQRARQVAQGLGLRLRPSGIPQSVRRDGFGVMARFDDTRDTSRTRFLTVYANQSENDNEGLSALMTPSAGAARRDRAAGAMLSLARWSGPAFSTVRTTRLNVGIVNNRTTPYLERPSVDVLVRTTGSTDAADAGIASLSLGGRGSEMLDNTRWTAEADHEWLRNIHGRQHQLRAIVWSRFDGLTQQGGANGFGRYTYASLDDLAANRPMSYSRTLLNPDREGQVWNSAAALSHTWTPSRFFSLIYGARVEGNGALDGPARNPALESALGIRTGNVSPRVHVSPRVGFTYAFNKARDNGSGMSGTPFGTWFRYPTGVLRGGIGEFRDLWRPDVWAEAGARTGLPGSVLSLSCVGSAVPLPSWSSTETPLPSQCTDGGGPLGERAPSVSVLSRNYDVPRSWRASLDYNTSRFTMVFRASALGTLDMNQPSLVDRNFAGVSRFTLANEGGRTVFVSPSAIDAATGALSPAEARRSNAYSRVDMLSSDLRGRGGQVTFSAGLDRFNRKWRGWPFMTVNYTLQRIDRQQRGFDGATFADPSAIEWAPAVTDARHVWLLQFGRGGRLGNFSAFARLQSGLPFTPLVQGDVNGDGRSGDRAWVPDPATTTDAALAAGLRGLQQTGSAVARDCLQATMGRSDTRQACRGPWTRTLSASWTPPNTYAPTGWRNRFNVTLFANNILSGVDQLLHGANNLRGWGGVSTPDATLLVPRGFDATARAFRYDVNPRFAETRPTRLSWRDPFRVTLDISLRLHTDFDLQALRRAIEPVRMNGRWERRGEDSLVARYLRETSSIHKVLVEEADTMFLLPPQIEKLRQRDSVFSEQVRELYRPLARFLAAQPDGVASKPALDSVKAVQTKYWELFWKQPEIAAEVLDPQQMDVISLLKDMLTVPAPQRKQSRYFFGRGVTFKHTVPQVRK, encoded by the coding sequence ATGCGCCTCCTGTTCTGGTTGCCCGTCCTGCTTGCTGGTCTTCCGGCCGTCGCGCACGCCCAACCGGAAACCATCCGCGGCCGCATCACCTCCGACAGCGGGCGGGTGATCAGCGGTGCCACGGTGTCCATCACCCGTGGACCGGACCGACTTGTACAACAGGCGGTGACCAATGACAGCGGGCGCTACGCCATCACGTTCGACCCGGGCACGGGCGATTATCTGGTGGCGGTGCAGGCCACGGCGTTCAAGGGTGCGCGCCGCCGCGTGACCCGCGTGGGCAATGAGCGCGAATACACGGCCGACTTCGTGCTCTCCAGCAATGTGACGTCGCTGGATGCGGTGCAGGTCACGGCCAACCAACCGGTGCGGGCCACCACGGCCGTCAATCCATATACGCAGGAAACGGGATCGGCAGAAGCCTGGCGGCAGGGGGCGAGTGCAGGACTGCCGCCCAGCGTGGCGGGCGACATTTCGACGACGGTGTCGACCATCCCGGGTGTGGTGATGGGGCCTGGTGGGCCCTCCATGTTGGGCGCATCGGGCACGAGCAATCTCACCACGTTGAATGGCATGGCCATGGGCGCGTCGAGTGTGCCGCGTGCCGCGCGGGTGGAGACGCGTGTGACGGGTGCGACGTACGATGCCACGCGAGGCGGCTTCTCCGGCGCCAACATCGATCTGCGTCTGTCGGGAGGCAGTCGGAACAACCAGAATCGCAATCTGTTCTTCACCGGTGATCTGCGCGCCCTGCAGACCACCGACGCGGTGGGTCGCGCCCTTGGTGCCACCAACCAAATGTGGCGCGCGTCGGGTGGTATCGATGGCGAGGCAATCCGTGGCGTGATGACGTACAACATCTCGGTTGATGCGTCGCGCAATGATCGCGCCCTGGTCGATCTCACCGGGGCCGATGCGCTGGCCTATGAACGGTCGGGTGTGGCGCTCGATTCGGTGCAACGTGCGCGTCAGGTCGCGCAGGGTCTTGGGCTCCGCCTGCGCCCATCGGGTATTCCGCAGTCGGTACGCCGCGACGGATTTGGAGTGATGGCCCGTTTCGACGACACCCGCGACACCAGTCGCACGCGGTTCCTCACGGTGTATGCGAACCAGTCGGAGAACGACAACGAGGGGCTCTCCGCATTGATGACCCCCAGTGCCGGCGCTGCGCGGCGAGACCGTGCGGCCGGAGCCATGTTGTCGCTCGCTCGCTGGTCGGGCCCGGCCTTCTCCACCGTGCGGACGACGCGCTTGAACGTGGGCATCGTCAACAATCGTACCACGCCCTACCTGGAGCGTCCGTCGGTGGACGTACTGGTCCGCACGACCGGGAGCACCGATGCGGCGGACGCGGGGATCGCGTCGTTGTCGCTCGGCGGACGTGGTAGTGAGATGCTCGACAACACCCGATGGACGGCGGAGGCCGATCATGAATGGCTCCGCAACATCCATGGACGCCAGCATCAGTTGCGGGCCATCGTATGGAGTCGATTCGACGGACTGACACAGCAGGGCGGTGCCAACGGATTCGGGCGCTACACCTATGCTTCGCTCGATGATCTGGCAGCCAATCGTCCAATGTCGTACTCACGCACGTTGCTCAACCCGGATCGGGAAGGGCAGGTGTGGAACAGCGCGGCGGCACTCTCGCACACCTGGACGCCGAGTCGTTTCTTCTCACTGATCTATGGCGCGCGCGTGGAAGGCAATGGCGCCCTCGATGGGCCGGCGCGCAATCCCGCGCTGGAGAGTGCGCTGGGTATTCGCACGGGGAATGTGTCGCCGCGGGTGCATGTGAGTCCGCGCGTGGGATTCACGTATGCCTTCAACAAGGCGCGTGACAACGGATCGGGTATGTCGGGCACGCCGTTTGGTACGTGGTTCCGCTATCCCACGGGGGTGTTGCGTGGTGGCATCGGCGAGTTCCGCGATCTCTGGCGCCCCGATGTATGGGCTGAAGCCGGCGCGCGCACCGGATTGCCCGGCAGTGTGTTGTCATTGAGTTGTGTGGGCAGCGCCGTGCCGCTGCCGTCGTGGTCCTCCACCGAAACACCGCTTCCCTCCCAGTGCACCGACGGCGGCGGACCACTGGGCGAACGCGCGCCTTCGGTGTCGGTGCTGAGCCGCAACTACGACGTGCCGCGCAGTTGGCGCGCCTCGCTCGACTACAACACGTCGCGCTTCACGATGGTATTCCGCGCCAGTGCATTGGGCACGTTGGATATGAATCAACCATCGTTGGTGGATCGCAATTTTGCGGGGGTATCCCGATTCACGCTGGCCAATGAAGGGGGGCGCACCGTCTTCGTGTCGCCGTCGGCGATCGATGCGGCCACGGGGGCCCTGTCGCCGGCGGAGGCGCGGCGCAGCAACGCCTACAGTCGCGTGGATATGCTCTCGAGCGATCTGCGTGGTCGCGGTGGACAGGTCACGTTCAGTGCGGGTCTGGATCGGTTCAATCGCAAATGGCGCGGCTGGCCGTTCATGACGGTCAACTACACACTGCAGCGCATCGATCGACAGCAGCGCGGATTCGATGGCGCAACGTTTGCCGATCCATCGGCCATCGAATGGGCGCCCGCGGTGACGGATGCGCGTCATGTGTGGCTGCTGCAGTTCGGACGTGGTGGCCGTCTCGGCAACTTCTCGGCGTTCGCCCGTCTGCAGTCAGGGCTGCCGTTCACTCCACTGGTACAGGGTGACGTGAATGGTGACGGTCGCAGTGGAGACCGGGCCTGGGTACCCGATCCGGCTACCACCACGGATGCGGCGTTGGCGGCAGGCTTGCGTGGGCTGCAGCAGACGGGCAGCGCGGTGGCGCGTGACTGTCTTCAGGCCACGATGGGACGCAGTGATACACGACAGGCATGCCGTGGCCCGTGGACACGTACGTTGTCGGCCAGTTGGACACCGCCCAACACCTATGCGCCGACCGGCTGGCGCAACCGATTCAACGTGACGCTGTTTGCCAACAACATCCTCTCCGGTGTGGACCAGTTGCTGCATGGGGCCAACAACCTGCGTGGATGGGGTGGTGTGTCGACACCGGATGCCACGTTGCTGGTGCCGCGTGGCTTCGATGCCACTGCGCGGGCGTTCCGCTACGATGTGAACCCGCGCTTTGCCGAAACGCGTCCCACGCGCCTGTCGTGGCGTGATCCGTTTCGTGTCACGCTCGACATCAGCTTGCGGCTGCACACGGACTTCGATTTGCAGGCGCTGCGTCGCGCCATTGAACCGGTGCGCATGAATGGGCGATGGGAACGTCGCGGTGAGGACTCGCTGGTGGCGCGCTATCTCCGGGAGACGTCGAGCATTCACAAGGTGCTGGTCGAAGAGGCGGACACCATGTTCCTGTTGCCACCGCAGATCGAAAAGCTGCGCCAGCGCGACTCCGTGTTCAGCGAACAGGTACGCGAGTTGTACCGTCCGTTGGCGCGATTCCTGGCGGCGCAGCCGGACGGGGTGGCCAGCAAGCCGGCGCTCGATTCGGTGAAGGCGGTGCAGACGAAGTATTGGGAGCTGTTCTGGAAGCAGCCGGAAATCGCGGCTGAAGTGCTCGACCCGCAGCAGATGGACGTGATCAGCCTGCTGAAAGACATGCTGACCGTGCCCGCCCCGCAGCGAAAACAATCGCGCTACTTCTTCGGACGAGGCGTGACGTTCAAGCACACCGTGCCGCAGGTGCGGAAATGA
- a CDS encoding alpha/beta hydrolase family protein: MRTLRTPTLLMLGAIACLLFGATSRTNAARPASVPQDPRALFRHEASAPLDITTEPLAWVDTGSTLYRISYASSGGARVTGQLAVPRISGKLPAVILMHGLPGTAEQAMRGVGLGHARRGAIVLAIDAPWAQRGERPSFTAQDSIDQVQLIHDLRRAVDLLTQRPDVDATHIAYVGGSYGGAMGTLFLGVEHRIAAAILFVPDGGMVDHVTNRDGTPTGPLAALRPTEQQRWLAAMRPIEPIRYAASIRTPALLVQNGRRDQFVATEDAEALHRALPSYTTVEWYDSGHGLPATATQSRHAWLAKHIGTRP, encoded by the coding sequence ATGAGGACACTTCGCACACCCACCCTGCTGATGCTCGGCGCCATCGCCTGCCTGCTGTTCGGCGCCACATCCCGCACCAATGCCGCCCGACCCGCGTCCGTCCCGCAGGACCCACGCGCACTCTTCCGCCATGAGGCATCGGCTCCACTCGACATTACGACCGAGCCTCTTGCCTGGGTAGACACCGGCAGCACCCTGTATCGTATCAGCTACGCCAGTTCTGGCGGCGCACGTGTCACCGGTCAACTGGCGGTACCACGTATCAGCGGAAAGCTCCCCGCGGTCATTCTCATGCACGGCCTGCCGGGCACCGCCGAGCAAGCCATGCGTGGTGTGGGCCTCGGCCACGCACGACGTGGCGCCATCGTGCTCGCTATCGATGCTCCATGGGCCCAACGCGGTGAACGACCCTCGTTCACCGCGCAGGACAGCATCGATCAGGTGCAACTCATACACGACCTGCGCCGCGCCGTAGACCTGCTCACACAACGCCCCGATGTGGACGCCACACACATTGCCTACGTGGGCGGCAGCTATGGCGGCGCCATGGGCACACTCTTCCTCGGCGTCGAACACCGTATCGCAGCGGCCATACTGTTCGTGCCCGACGGCGGCATGGTCGATCACGTCACGAATCGCGACGGCACTCCCACCGGCCCACTCGCCGCGCTGCGCCCCACAGAGCAGCAACGGTGGCTCGCCGCCATGCGCCCCATCGAACCCATTCGGTATGCCGCATCCATTCGCACACCAGCGCTCCTGGTGCAGAATGGCCGACGCGATCAATTCGTGGCTACCGAAGACGCCGAAGCACTACACCGCGCCCTGCCATCGTACACCACAGTGGAGTGGTACGACTCCGGTCACGGACTCCCCGCCACTGCCACCCAATCCCGTCACGCCTGGTTGGCCAAACACATCGGCACGCGCCCCTGA
- a CDS encoding ligand-binding sensor domain-containing protein, with translation MSQPNIRGRIGALSQHLVAVVCIGAVMPSESAAQAPVVERPLAERLLAHMHHTAWTDRDGLPVSGINATRRSGDGYLWIGTSGGLLRFDGVRFVRFDSTNHPALRSAVAGAFVPQLLDRDGALWISRPDGALVQYRDRTFHEVVPANRNTGRISTITEDGLGRLWVNCNRLFIIDRQGTIKAPTLPPGVTFEQVQGIARDTANGMWLGTRTGQMWHLDADGTATRIPVAYSGDSGMRPLLQSRDGILWILNHGVEYLRRGT, from the coding sequence GTGAGCCAGCCAAACATTCGCGGTCGTATCGGGGCGCTGTCGCAGCATCTCGTGGCCGTCGTGTGCATTGGTGCGGTGATGCCCAGCGAGTCCGCGGCGCAGGCGCCGGTGGTGGAGCGCCCGTTGGCCGAGCGCCTGTTGGCGCACATGCACCACACCGCATGGACCGATCGCGATGGACTGCCCGTGTCAGGCATCAATGCCACACGGCGATCTGGCGACGGCTATCTCTGGATTGGCACGTCCGGCGGCCTGCTGCGCTTCGACGGCGTGCGGTTCGTGCGCTTCGACTCGACCAACCACCCGGCACTGCGCTCCGCCGTGGCCGGTGCGTTTGTGCCGCAACTGCTGGATCGTGATGGCGCGCTCTGGATCAGTCGACCAGATGGCGCACTGGTGCAGTATCGTGATCGCACGTTTCACGAAGTCGTGCCGGCCAACCGCAACACCGGGCGCATCTCCACCATCACGGAGGATGGACTCGGTCGGTTGTGGGTGAACTGCAATCGCCTGTTCATCATCGACCGCCAGGGAACCATCAAGGCCCCGACCCTGCCACCCGGGGTGACCTTCGAGCAGGTGCAAGGCATTGCCCGCGATACGGCCAATGGCATGTGGCTGGGCACACGAACCGGCCAGATGTGGCACCTCGATGCAGACGGCACGGCGACACGCATCCCGGTAGCCTACAGCGGTGATTCCGGCATGCGTCCATTGCTCCAGAGTCGCGACGGGATTCTGTGGATCCTCAACCATGGTGTCGAATACCTGCGACGCGGGACCTGA
- a CDS encoding M20/M25/M40 family metallo-hydrolase, which produces MHTRFRRTVAALSLAACPSALLAQPADAIPAKYRDIANRIIAAAQADSAGAWNRIAELSDRFGHRFSGSQSLEQAIDWTVTTMKGDGLDNVRKERVMVPHWVRGTESLELVAPRRQLLPMLGLGGSIATPAAGITAEVMVVASFEELTQRAAEAKGKIVLYDAEWRDYGYNGAFRRQGAVAAAKAGAVASLARSAGPYSMRTPHTGNMAYDSTVAKIPHASVTAEDAMMMRRMIARGEKVRVTLKMSARMLPDAVSHNVMGELKGREKPAEIVVMGGHIDSWDVGQGAMDDAGGVVAAWEAIRLLKKLGLTPRRTIRVVGWTNEENGGRGGQAYRDAHQNEVHQLAIESDGGVFSPLGFGFTGSAEARKLVEAVGTLLTPIGAGRIGPNGGGADIGPIMQTGVPGMGLDVDGSRYFWFHHTDADTPDKLDPKEVQRCVAAMAIMAYIVADLEQGLPR; this is translated from the coding sequence ATGCACACTCGTTTCCGGCGCACGGTTGCTGCGCTCTCGCTGGCCGCCTGCCCGTCCGCGCTGCTGGCCCAGCCGGCCGATGCCATTCCCGCGAAGTATCGCGATATCGCGAACCGCATCATCGCCGCCGCCCAGGCCGACAGTGCCGGGGCCTGGAATCGCATCGCCGAACTGAGCGACCGGTTTGGCCATCGGTTTTCGGGCTCTCAATCGCTCGAGCAGGCCATCGACTGGACCGTCACCACCATGAAGGGCGATGGGCTCGACAATGTGCGCAAGGAACGTGTGATGGTGCCGCATTGGGTGCGCGGCACGGAGTCCCTCGAACTGGTGGCGCCGCGTCGCCAGCTCCTGCCGATGCTCGGCTTGGGAGGCAGCATCGCAACCCCCGCCGCCGGCATCACGGCCGAAGTGATGGTGGTGGCGTCATTCGAGGAGCTCACGCAGCGTGCGGCCGAAGCGAAGGGCAAAATCGTGTTGTACGACGCCGAATGGCGCGACTACGGCTACAACGGCGCGTTCCGCCGGCAAGGCGCCGTGGCCGCGGCCAAGGCGGGCGCGGTGGCCAGCCTCGCCCGCTCAGCCGGCCCGTACAGCATGCGTACGCCGCACACCGGCAACATGGCCTATGACAGCACGGTCGCGAAGATTCCGCACGCCAGCGTGACGGCGGAAGACGCGATGATGATGCGTCGCATGATCGCGCGCGGCGAGAAGGTGCGCGTGACGCTCAAGATGAGCGCACGTATGCTCCCCGATGCGGTGAGCCACAATGTCATGGGAGAACTCAAAGGCCGAGAGAAGCCGGCCGAAATCGTGGTGATGGGTGGCCACATCGACTCATGGGATGTGGGTCAGGGTGCGATGGACGACGCCGGGGGTGTGGTGGCTGCGTGGGAGGCCATTCGCTTGCTCAAGAAGCTGGGCCTTACGCCGCGGCGCACCATTCGGGTGGTGGGTTGGACCAATGAAGAGAACGGTGGCCGTGGCGGACAGGCCTATCGTGATGCGCACCAGAACGAGGTGCATCAACTGGCCATCGAAAGCGATGGTGGCGTGTTCTCCCCGCTGGGCTTCGGCTTCACGGGATCAGCCGAGGCACGCAAGCTGGTGGAAGCGGTAGGCACCCTGCTCACGCCGATTGGTGCCGGACGTATCGGCCCGAATGGTGGTGGTGCGGATATCGGTCCGATCATGCAGACCGGCGTGCCGGGCATGGGGCTCGACGTGGATGGCAGCCGGTACTTCTGGTTCCATCACACCGACGCCGATACGCCCGACAAACTCGATCCCAAAGAAGTGCAGCGCTGTGTGGCCGCGATGGCGATCATGGCGTACATCGTGGCTGATCTCGAGCAGGGGTTGCCGCGTTAG
- a CDS encoding DUF1801 domain-containing protein produces MSQTAEALLQDLAHPHDDVIRAVRDVILSSDKAVQEGVKWNAPSYFTSEHFATFHLRGKSGVQVVLHLGAKARPGVDMPSNVSDPEKLLTWKGADRAVLHFADVAQVRRDKKAVLAILKQWLPHVVA; encoded by the coding sequence ATGAGCCAGACCGCCGAAGCGCTGTTGCAGGACCTTGCCCATCCGCACGACGACGTCATTCGTGCGGTACGGGACGTCATCCTGTCGTCGGACAAGGCGGTGCAGGAGGGTGTGAAGTGGAACGCGCCGAGCTATTTCACATCCGAACATTTCGCGACCTTTCACTTGCGCGGGAAGTCCGGGGTGCAGGTGGTGCTGCATCTTGGTGCCAAAGCTCGACCGGGGGTGGATATGCCGTCGAACGTGTCCGACCCCGAAAAGTTGCTCACGTGGAAGGGTGCCGATCGTGCGGTGCTGCACTTCGCCGATGTGGCGCAGGTGCGGCGTGACAAAAAGGCGGTGCTCGCCATCCTGAAACAATGGCTGCCCCACGTGGTGGCCTGA
- a CDS encoding CocE/NonD family hydrolase yields MTGFPLTLLAAVAAVAAQLLAPLAVRPVAAQPIDSVWIKANYRKVEARVPMRDGVKLLTSIYVPRDTAGKRFPFLMTRTPYSAQPYGEAIRGTLGPSSNPRFARDGYVFVVQDVRGRYLSEGNFTSMTPHNPAKKPGDVDESTDAYDTIEWLLKNVTPNNGRVGIHGGSWPGFYATASCIDAHPALVACSPQAPMTDVWMGDDNFHNGAFLLAHNFTFFYRFGRPDGSPPGVERGSRLSIGPDAYQYYLNLGPVGPAARRIMPRDSAPVWYEFVPHVTYDEYNKARDISRFVKNMKPAMLIVGGLFDTEDLAGPWRTWRGVERLSPNNNARIIVGPWSHGGWGRGDANALGPQRFGSASLGVYFRDSVEYPFFVHHLKGGPDPKLAEATVFETGRNVWRQYEQFPPADAAPRALYFHAGGKLSFSAPAAATGAAAYDSYVSDPMKPVPTMDRIEGQGMPRDYIVADQRYASRRPDVLTYVSDVLTEDITIAGPIVPKLHVATSGTDADFMVKLIDVQPDNAPNLKDDEQGFVRAGAQFLIRGEPFRARYRRSWEKPIPFTPNVPDSLAFEMPDVNHTFLKGHRIMVQVQSTWFPFVDRNPQTFVRDIFEAKPSDYKAATMRVYHVPAKASRIEVRTLR; encoded by the coding sequence ATGACTGGATTTCCCCTAACTCTGCTGGCCGCGGTCGCGGCAGTCGCCGCTCAACTGCTGGCCCCCCTGGCGGTGCGCCCGGTTGCGGCGCAGCCCATCGACTCCGTCTGGATCAAGGCGAACTATCGCAAGGTCGAGGCGCGCGTCCCGATGCGCGACGGCGTGAAGCTGCTGACATCCATCTACGTGCCGCGCGACACGGCCGGGAAACGCTTCCCGTTCCTGATGACCCGCACGCCGTACAGCGCGCAGCCCTACGGTGAGGCGATCCGGGGGACGCTGGGCCCCAGCAGCAATCCCCGCTTTGCGCGCGACGGGTATGTGTTTGTCGTGCAGGACGTGCGCGGCCGCTACCTGTCCGAAGGCAACTTCACCAGCATGACGCCGCACAACCCGGCCAAGAAGCCAGGTGACGTGGACGAAAGCACCGATGCCTACGACACCATCGAGTGGTTGCTCAAGAACGTCACGCCGAACAACGGACGTGTGGGCATTCATGGCGGCTCCTGGCCCGGTTTCTATGCCACGGCCAGTTGCATCGATGCCCATCCCGCCCTGGTGGCTTGTTCGCCGCAGGCGCCCATGACCGATGTGTGGATGGGTGACGACAATTTCCACAACGGCGCGTTTTTGCTGGCGCACAACTTCACGTTCTTCTACCGTTTCGGGCGTCCCGATGGCAGCCCTCCGGGTGTGGAGCGTGGCAGCCGCCTCAGCATCGGCCCCGATGCATACCAGTACTACCTGAACCTTGGCCCCGTCGGCCCAGCGGCACGGCGCATCATGCCGCGCGATTCGGCACCGGTGTGGTACGAGTTTGTGCCGCACGTGACCTACGACGAATACAACAAGGCGCGTGACATCAGCCGCTTCGTGAAGAACATGAAGCCGGCCATGCTCATTGTGGGCGGACTGTTCGACACCGAAGACCTGGCGGGTCCATGGCGCACCTGGCGGGGTGTGGAGCGCCTGTCGCCGAACAACAATGCCCGCATCATTGTGGGACCGTGGTCACATGGTGGATGGGGACGTGGTGATGCCAATGCGCTCGGTCCGCAGCGCTTCGGGTCGGCCTCGCTGGGCGTCTACTTCCGCGATTCGGTGGAGTATCCCTTCTTCGTGCATCACCTGAAGGGCGGTCCCGATCCGAAGCTGGCGGAAGCGACGGTGTTCGAGACCGGCAGGAATGTGTGGCGCCAGTATGAGCAGTTCCCGCCGGCCGACGCGGCGCCGCGTGCGCTGTACTTCCATGCCGGTGGCAAGCTGTCGTTCTCCGCACCCGCCGCCGCCACGGGTGCTGCGGCGTACGACAGCTACGTGAGCGATCCGATGAAGCCGGTTCCCACGATGGATCGCATTGAAGGGCAGGGCATGCCGCGCGACTACATCGTGGCCGATCAGCGCTATGCGTCGCGTCGTCCCGATGTGCTCACCTACGTGAGCGATGTGCTCACGGAAGACATCACCATCGCCGGTCCCATCGTGCCGAAGCTGCATGTGGCCACCAGCGGTACCGATGCCGACTTCATGGTGAAGCTCATCGACGTGCAGCCGGACAACGCCCCGAATCTCAAGGACGATGAACAGGGCTTTGTGCGCGCCGGTGCTCAGTTCCTCATTCGCGGAGAACCGTTCCGCGCGCGCTATCGGCGCAGTTGGGAGAAGCCGATTCCGTTCACGCCCAATGTGCCGGACTCGCTGGCATTCGAGATGCCCGATGTGAACCACACGTTCCTCAAGGGACACCGCATCATGGTGCAGGTGCAGAGCACCTGGTTCCCGTTCGTCGATCGCAATCCGCAGACGTTCGTGCGCGATATCTTCGAAGCCAAGCCGTCCGACTACAAGGCCGCCACGATGCGTGTGTATCACGTGCCGGCAAAAGCGTCGCGCATCGAAGTGCGTACGCTGCGATGA